A part of Cannabis sativa cultivar Pink pepper isolate KNU-18-1 chromosome 6, ASM2916894v1, whole genome shotgun sequence genomic DNA contains:
- the LOC115725274 gene encoding pentatricopeptide repeat-containing protein At2g22410, mitochondrial has protein sequence MVISRFYASFVADQSKNSMLITSIKELHARLIRRNRHKDPYAISEVIKAYALSSLNLDKAHLAFDYVERPTLFVWNNMIRGLSQSDQPRKAIDMYIRMYSQGFIGDNLTFIFVLRACARINDVLHGRKIHVFAIKLGFETYLFVGNALIHMYSSCGELGFAQKMFEGMTDRDLVSWNSLICGYTKWNRFEDVLGLFETMQAADVRPDSVTMMKVILACSYLGQYEVADSLVKYIKENRVDMDAYLGNTIIDMYGRRGLVMLAREVFDQMRERNIVSWNALIMGYLKVGNLVVARELFNEMPQRDVVSWTAMITGYSQAYRHNEAVTLFQEMMAAKVKPDEITIASVISACAHLGCLDVGEAIHEYIFTHGVRFDIWVGNALIDMYCKCGVAEKALRVFQEMKMKDSVSWTSVISGLAVNGIAKSALEIFSQLLKEGRQPTHGTFVGILLACAHTGLVDKGLKYFQSMEKVYGLKPEMKHYGCVVDLLSRSGYLEKAYDFIIKMPVVPDVVVWRILLNACKLYGNVALSEVVTKKLLEVDPCSSGNYVLSSSTYAGIDRWDDVEKMRQLMNTNNVQKPFGYSSIEVNGLTSNK, from the coding sequence ATGGTCATTTCACGGTTCTACGCTTCCTTTGTTGCAGATCAATCTAAGAATTCAATGTTGATAACCTCTATCAAAGAGCTCCACGCTCGCTTAATCAGAAGAAATCGTCACAAAGATCCATATGCAATCTCTGAGGTTATCAAAGCATATGCTTTATCATCTCTTAATTTGGACAAAGCCCATTTAGCTTTCGACTATGTTGAGCGACCCACTTTGTTTGTTTGGAACAATATGATTCGTGGTTTGTCGCAGAGTGACCAGCCAAGGAAAGCTATTGACATGTATATCCGTATGTATAGCCAGggatttattggtgataatcttacttttatttttgttctcAGGGCTTGTGCTCGAATTAATGATGTTTTACATGGCCGAAAGATTCACGTTTTTGCTATTAAACTTGGTTTTGAGACCTATCTTTTTGTTGGAAATGCACTCATTCATATGTACTCTTCCTGTGGCGAATTGGGTTTTGCACAGAAAATGTTCGAGGGAATGACTGATAGAGATTTGGTCTCTTGGAACTCGTTGATTTGTGGCTATACGAAATGGAATCGATTTGAGGACGTTTTGGGGCTTTTTGAAACAATGCAAGCGGCAGATGTGAGACCTGATTCAGTGACAATGATGAAAGTTATTTTAGCTTGTAGTTACTTGGGTCAATATGAAGTCGCAGACTCTTTAGTCAAATATATAAAGGAGAATCGTGTTGATATGGATGCGTACTTGGGAAACACCATAATCGATATGTACGGGCGACGTGGCTTGGTAATGTTGGCGCGGGAAGTGTTTGATCAAATGCGTGAACGAAATATAGTTTCATGGAACGCTTTGATCATGGGATATTTAAAGGTAGGGAATTTAGTCGTTGCAAGGGAACTTTTCAATGAGATGCCCCAAAGGGATGTGGTGTCGTGGACTGCTATGATAACTGGTTACTCTCAAGCTTACAGGCATAATGAAGCAGTGACACTTTTTCAGGAGATGATGGCAGCTAAGGTGAAACCAGATGAAATAACAATAGCTAGTGTGATTTCAGCTTGTGCCCATCTGGGGTGTCTCGATGTTGGAGAAGCCATCCATGAGTACATATTCACTCATGGTGTGAGATTTGATATTTGGGTTGGGAATGCTTTAATCGATATGTATTGCAAATGTGGAGTGGCTGAGAAGGCCTTAAGAGTGTTTCAGGAGATGAAAATGAAAGACTCAGTGTCATGGACTTCAGTTATTTCAGGTCTTGCTGTGAATGGTATTGCAAAATCGGCACTTGAAATCTTCTCGCAATTGTTAAAAGAGGGCAGACAACCGACTCATGGAACCTTTGTTGGGATTTTACTAGCTTGTGCTCATACAGGATTGGTAGATAAAGGGTTGAAATATTTTCAATCTATGGAAAAGGTTTATGGACTTAAACCAGAAATGAAACACTACGGGTGTGTCGTGGATCTCTTGAGCCGCTCTGGCTATCTTGAAAAGGCGTATGACTTTATAATCAAAATGCCTGTGGTTCCAGATGTAGTCGTTTGGAGAATTTTGTTAAATGCTTGCAAGCTTTATGGAAATGTGGCCCTATCTGAGGTTGTCACAAAGAAGCTTCTTGAAGTGGATCCTTGCAGTAGTGGGAATTATGTTCTTTCATCAAGTACTTATGCAGGTATTGATAGATGGGATGATGTTGAAAAAATGAGGCAATTGATGAACACGAACAATGTGCAGAAGCCATTTGGTTATAGCTCCATCGAAGTCAATGGTttaacatcaaataaataa
- the LOC115725275 gene encoding sugar transport protein 7, producing MKEMINSDIMGLEERSSQKLKMGGEAGLNNMRTEQEVHKGKLTIHLLITCLIAAIGGVILGSVTVPGWFATTGEYYEMFSDYSYKDKSSFESYCKDGAGMSFGLLLIVYLPGIVAAFIASPVTRKYGHKKSIIISAAIFCVSAALLIASSKKPDLLIFFIGQISLGLGIGFGAQAIPLYLSEIAPTHFRGGSNFMFQLAISLGISIASIDNYTDRHLTKPWYAVDLFYNYGPSFGLVTALALLMIVAAIFLTETPNSLIHRGSKEKGKKVLEKLRGTEQVEAEFQDMVSASELAKTVKTPFRSIFWKKNRPQLVLAILVPMFRSLTGINSLLYYTSILFFNMGYKDKTILYPSVIIGAILVLSTLLSMTVVDRFGRRVLLISGGIVMLICQIIIAIILAGKVDNQNLSRTLFIVLIFVICLFALAFGWSWGPLAWTIPSEIFPLEIRSTGQSIAVAVNFIVTSVVADSFLPLLCEIKFGIFLFYAGWILLMTIFVYMFLPETKGVSIDDMASVWRNHWFWKKIVPAQHEIS from the exons ATGAAAGAGATGATAAACTCAGATATTATGGGTTTAGAAGAAAGAAGCAGCCAAAAGCTGAAGATGGGTGGTGAAGCTGGTTTGAACAACATGAGAACAGAACAAGAAGTACACAAAGGGAAactcactattcatcttctcaTAACTTGCCTTATAGCTGCAATTGGAGGCGTAATACTAGGTTCAGTCACAGTTCCAG GTTGGTTTGCAACCACAGGAGAATACTATGAAATGTTCTCTGATTACTCATACAAAGATAAAAGCAGTTTCGAATCTTACTGCAAGGATGGTGCTGGAATGTCCTTTGGACTGTTATTAATAGTATATCTCCCTGGCATAGTAGCTGCATTCATAGCTTCTCCTGTTACAAGAAAATATGGGCATAAAAAGAGTATAATTAtcagtgcagccattttttgtGTTTCAGCAGCACTATTAATTGCCTCCTCCAAAAAACCAGATCTTCTTATCTTTTTCATTGGCCAGATATCCCTCGGATTAGGCATTGGCTTTGGAGCTCAG GCCATTCCGTTGTATCTATCAGAGATTGCGCCAACACATTTCCGAGGAGGCTCAAACTTTATGTTTCAGCTAGCGATTTCCCTTGGAATTTCGATAGCAAGCATTGACAATTATACAGATAGACACCTCACCAAACCATGGTATGCTGTGGATCTGTTCTACAACTATGGTCCTTCATTTGGTTTGGTTACAGCACTTGCCTTGTTGATGATAGTGGCAGCAATATTCCTTACTGAAACACCCAACAGCTTAATTCACCGAGGATCGAAAGAGAAAGGGAAAAAAGTCCTGGAGAAACTCAGAGGAACTGAACAAGTAGAGGCAGAGTTTCAAGACATGGTTTCTGCAAGTGAACTTGCTAAAACAGTTAAAACCCCTTTTAGAAGTATTTTTTGGAAAAAGAACAGGCCTCAACTGGTCTTGGCAATCCTCGTGCCTATGTTCCGGAGCCTCACAGGCATAAACTCTCTGCTTTATTACACATCCATCTTGTTTTTTAACATGGGATACAAAGACAAAACTATCTTGTATCCTTCAGTAATAATTGGAGCAATTCTTGTTCTATCAACACTGCTGTCTATGACAGTAGTTGACAGATTTGGCCGCAGAGTTCTACTTATTAGTGGCGGAATAGTAATGCTTATATGCCAG ATTATAATAGCCATAATCTTGGCGGGAAAGGTTGATAATCAGAACCTGTCAAGAACATTATTCATAGTGTTGATATTTGTTATATGTCTCTTTGCTCTGGCTTTTGGATGGTCATGGGGACCCCTTGCCTGGACAATACCAAGTGAAATATTCCCATTGGAAATCAGATCAACTGGACAAAGCATTGCAGTAGCTGTGAACTTCATTGTCACCTCAGTTGTTGCAGATTCTTTCCTTCCTCTGCTTTGTGAAATTAAATTTGGAATCTTTCTTTTCTATGCTGGTTGGATCCTTCTTATGACCATCTTTGTTTATATGTTCCTGCCCGAGACTAAAGGTGTGTCTATTGATGATATGGCTTCAGTTTGGAGAAACCATTGGTTTTGGAAGAAGATTGTGCCTGCACAGCATGAAATATCatga